The segment CGGCGGATAATATTTCCGGGGCCTGATCCACGAATGTAGATCCCGTTTCCATCGCCCAGTTTTTCCATGGCATGATGGATCTCGTTGTATTCGATGAGGTTGTCATGGGAGTGCAGGAAGGGACGGACGTCATCGATCGTCGGATTGTGTGGCACTTGCCCTACTTCATGCCTTCGAATGGACCGACTAACCTCACGACCATTTCCATTGATAAACTTGGTCACCATTCCACAAACGATCATGCCGCAGTAGTTTGTGTTATGAATCAGATTGTTCGCCACACGGTTTTCACCACTTTGCCAGAGCAGGATGCCGGGTGAATGCCAATAGAGTTCCCCGACATGATGAATGTGGTTGTTGTAGACGAGGTTTTTTTTGTTAACGTCTTTGGTGCCAGGTCCATAGCCACCGAGCATGATGCCCGTTCCGCCAATATGCTCGATATGGTTGCTCGAGATCTTGTTCCCTTGCCCGTACAAATCCACTCGAACCGCACCGCTGCCGCTATGGAGAAAATGACACTCTTCCACGACGCAGTTCTCAGCTCCGCGTAGCCGAACCAAGGCGTTATCTTTGTCTACCACATCCCAGTCGTGCTGTACCCCCGCATCGTCCTGATCAAATAGATAGCGATCACCATGCATGAAGGTGAGACCACGGAAGCATAGGTTGCGTACCGGAACATCCGTCGGGCCCATTTCATCAATCTTGCCTTCGACACGGATCAATTCCAATAGCTGCGGCGCCAGGACTGGCGATTCACCTCGCGGCCACAGATAGAGCTTGCCTTCCTTTGTATTGAGAACCCATTCGCCCGGCTGATCGAGTTCCTCCAGTACGTTTTCAACCCAACACGAATCGCCCAAGCTCTTCATGGCATAGGTTGCATCAATGGACGTTTGAGCAACTTGAGCCTCTTCATCGACCGATGCCAGGGGAAGGATATTAATCATCCACTGATGGCTCGCTCGAATGACAATCTCCACATCTTCTAGATTTGACCAGTTCTTCAACCTGCCCTCAGGAAACCGTAGTCCCGTGCGACCGTTGCCCGCCGTCGTTCGGAATCCGGCTGACCGTGCGCGTGGCAGCAGCCCCTCGGCATTAAAGAGCGAGTGAAAGCGACCAGAAACGTCCGCAACAAGAACGTTACCCTGAGCTTCTTTTGGCAAGTCGGGCAGTTCACCGGTCACCTTTTTCAAGCCTTTGATTTCTTGCCCCGAACTGAACACAGGCTTTTCGCCGGGGTAGGCCGCATAGGTGATTGTCGCATCACCTACCCCCGAATCCTGCAGACCGAAAACGACAGTCTCTTCAAGCTGGTAATTTCCCTCACGCACCAGCACAACGATGTCTGTCGATTGGCTTTTCTTCAACTCCCGAACCGCGTCGCGTGCACGAGCGATCGTCGCGAACGGTCCATCGGCTCCTCCCTGATCCGGTTCCGCCAAGGTTCCAGACCACCTATCGGAGCCACGGGGGGACACGTAAAAATCGGCCGTCTCCTCCGCAGCACAGCAGACGGTCCCGCTCGTCAACGCTATTAACACGATCAATAGTAGTTTCATCTTGTTCTCTCGGCTCGCTTATTCTTCTATGGCGGTGTTAATTCTTCGGTGCTGGAATACTTCTCTGGAATGCTTTCTAGGCTCAATCGTAATCGCAAACATTCTACCCTTAAGTTGTCGCGAAGTCCAAAAGTGTGACATTCGACTTCACTTTTTCCGGACTCACACCTCCGTCACGAATTGCACGAGCTTGATCGATTCTTGACGTGAGCAACCCAGGGTGCGCTTGCGCGACCCCGGGCTTTGGAATCTAACGCCGTGGGCGTAGA is part of the Novipirellula aureliae genome and harbors:
- a CDS encoding right-handed parallel beta-helix repeat-containing protein, whose translation is MKLLLIVLIALTSGTVCCAAEETADFYVSPRGSDRWSGTLAEPDQGGADGPFATIARARDAVRELKKSQSTDIVVLVREGNYQLEETVVFGLQDSGVGDATITYAAYPGEKPVFSSGQEIKGLKKVTGELPDLPKEAQGNVLVADVSGRFHSLFNAEGLLPRARSAGFRTTAGNGRTGLRFPEGRLKNWSNLEDVEIVIRASHQWMINILPLASVDEEAQVAQTSIDATYAMKSLGDSCWVENVLEELDQPGEWVLNTKEGKLYLWPRGESPVLAPQLLELIRVEGKIDEMGPTDVPVRNLCFRGLTFMHGDRYLFDQDDAGVQHDWDVVDKDNALVRLRGAENCVVEECHFLHSGSGAVRVDLYGQGNKISSNHIEHIGGTGIMLGGYGPGTKDVNKKNLVYNNHIHHVGELYWHSPGILLWQSGENRVANNLIHNTNYCGMIVCGMVTKFINGNGREVSRSIRRHEVGQVPHNPTIDDVRPFLHSHDNLIEYNEIHHAMEKLGDGNGIYIRGSGPGNIIRRNYIHHLVAESGAQSGMRTDGGQMDTLIAENLIYKCTSQGLILKLNNRAENNIIAYVLDGARQAKGTEVSYLRLTEGPSTGGAIKRNIFYHPGTKASFFTESRGAQSKDGDKDYNIYYCAGNPEVSQSALTRMQREGVDAHSLAVDPMFVDPDNGDFRLKPDSPALELGFVPIDLSKVGLRNDNK